A stretch of the Luteimonas sp. JM171 genome encodes the following:
- a CDS encoding malate dehydrogenase, producing MKTPVRVAVTGAAGQIGYALLFRIASGEMLGKDQPVILQMLELPMEKAQAALKGVMMELEDCAFPLLAGMVGTDDPEVAFKDADIALLVGARPRGPGMERKDLLLENAKIFTAQGAALNKVASRDVKVLVVGNPANTNAWIAMKSAPDLKPQSFTAMLRLDHNRALSQLATKLGKPVGSIEKLVVWGNHSPTMYPDYRFATADGESVAEAINDQDWNANTFIPTVGKRGAAIIEARGQSSAASASNAAIDHVRDWVLGSNGKWVTMGVPSDGSYGIPEGVIFGFPVTTANGEYTLVKDLPIDDFSQKYIDRTLAELEEERAGVAHLLG from the coding sequence ATGAAGACGCCCGTCCGAGTCGCAGTCACCGGCGCCGCCGGCCAGATCGGCTACGCCCTGCTGTTCCGCATCGCCTCCGGCGAGATGCTCGGCAAGGACCAGCCGGTGATCCTGCAGATGCTGGAGCTGCCGATGGAGAAGGCCCAGGCCGCGCTCAAGGGTGTGATGATGGAGCTGGAGGACTGCGCCTTCCCGCTGCTGGCCGGCATGGTCGGCACCGATGACCCGGAAGTGGCGTTCAAGGACGCCGACATCGCCCTGCTGGTGGGCGCGCGCCCGCGCGGGCCGGGGATGGAGCGCAAGGACCTGCTGCTGGAGAACGCCAAGATCTTCACCGCCCAGGGCGCGGCGCTGAACAAGGTCGCCAGCCGCGACGTCAAGGTGCTGGTGGTGGGCAACCCGGCCAACACCAATGCCTGGATCGCCATGAAGTCGGCCCCGGACCTCAAGCCGCAGAGCTTCACCGCCATGCTGCGCCTGGACCACAACCGCGCGCTGAGCCAGCTGGCCACGAAGCTCGGCAAGCCCGTGGGCAGCATCGAGAAGCTGGTGGTGTGGGGCAACCACAGCCCCACCATGTACCCGGATTACCGCTTCGCCACCGCCGACGGGGAGTCCGTTGCCGAGGCGATCAACGACCAGGACTGGAACGCCAACACCTTCATTCCCACCGTGGGCAAGCGCGGCGCCGCCATCATCGAGGCGCGCGGCCAGTCGTCCGCCGCTTCCGCCTCCAACGCCGCCATCGACCACGTGCGTGACTGGGTGCTGGGCAGCAACGGCAAGTGGGTGACCATGGGCGTGCCGTCCGACGGCAGCTACGGCATCCCCGAGGGCGTGATCTTCGGCTTCCCGGTGACCACCGCAAACGGCGAATACACCCTGGTCAAGGACCTTCCGATCGACGACTTCAGCCAGAAGTACATCGACCGGACCCTGGCCGAACTCGAAGAGGAGCGCGCCGGCGTGGCGCACCTGCTGGGTTGA
- the prpB gene encoding methylisocitrate lyase, producing MNTASAGARFRAALAEESPLQVIGAINANHALLAQRAGFRAIYLSGGGVAAGSLGMPDLGINTLEDVLVDTRRITDVCDLPLLVDIDTGFGPSAFNIERTIKSLIKAGAAACHIEDQVGAKRCGHRPGKEIVSQGEMVDRIKAAADAKTDPEFFLIARTDAIAVEGVDAAIERALACVEAGADGIFAEAAHDLDTYRKFVDAVKVPVLANITEFGATPLFSRDELASAGVAIQLFPLSAFRAANKAAEAVYTAVRRDGHQKAVVDSMQTREELYERIGYHAFEQRLDALFSKK from the coding sequence ATGAACACTGCCTCCGCCGGCGCGCGCTTTCGCGCCGCGCTTGCCGAAGAGTCGCCGCTGCAGGTCATCGGCGCCATCAACGCCAACCACGCCCTGCTCGCGCAGCGCGCCGGGTTCCGTGCCATCTACCTGTCGGGCGGCGGCGTCGCCGCCGGTTCGCTGGGCATGCCGGACCTGGGCATCAACACCCTGGAAGACGTGCTGGTTGATACCCGGCGCATCACCGACGTCTGCGACCTGCCGCTGCTGGTGGACATCGACACCGGCTTTGGTCCCAGCGCGTTCAACATCGAGCGCACCATCAAGAGCCTGATCAAGGCCGGCGCCGCCGCCTGCCACATCGAGGACCAGGTGGGGGCCAAGCGCTGCGGCCACCGCCCGGGCAAGGAGATCGTGTCGCAGGGCGAGATGGTTGACCGCATCAAGGCGGCGGCGGATGCGAAGACCGATCCGGAGTTCTTCCTCATCGCGCGCACCGACGCGATCGCGGTGGAAGGCGTGGACGCCGCCATCGAGCGCGCCCTGGCCTGCGTGGAAGCCGGCGCTGACGGCATCTTCGCCGAGGCCGCCCATGATCTGGATACCTACCGCAAATTCGTCGACGCGGTGAAGGTGCCGGTGCTGGCCAACATCACCGAGTTCGGGGCCACCCCGCTGTTCTCGCGCGACGAACTGGCCTCGGCCGGCGTGGCGATCCAGCTGTTCCCGCTGTCGGCGTTCCGCGCCGCCAACAAGGCCGCCGAGGCGGTGTATACCGCGGTGCGCCGCGACGGCCACCAGAAGGCGGTGGTTGATTCCATGCAGACCCGCGAGGAGCTGTACGAGCGCATCGGCTACCACGCGTTCGAGCAGCGCCTGGACGCGCTGTTCTCGAAGAAGTGA
- a CDS encoding aminotransferase class I/II-fold pyridoxal phosphate-dependent enzyme has protein sequence MPTTPQLARRIGRARPSAIMQVARKAARLKAEGRDIINFSIGVPNFLPGPHVYAAAHEAVDADSGQYGTNRGADALLDAFLGHMERIGLTGYTRENCAAGVGAKQLIYNLAQALLDEGDVITFATPYWTSYPDIAAIVGAQVRLLPCPPEQEYKLTPAQLDAALAEKPKVFLFNNPSNPTGMVYTRGEIAALADVLARHPETWIITDDIYNRMVFDGVGYHNFVQARPELRDRLVFIDSLSKAWGMPGWRVGLMAGPEVVAQAVSTLNSNHITSLPEVATAAAIAALSGPQDVPEEKCAEFQAKRDQVLEALAAIPGVTCPRPQGAFYVFPDISVAFGKSYQGTVINNDVELCTALLEAQGVACVPGSAFGEPRSMRISYTCPTPQLAPGLERIRAFFAGLA, from the coding sequence GTGCCAACCACGCCACAGCTTGCCCGGCGCATCGGCCGTGCCCGGCCCAGTGCCATCATGCAGGTTGCCCGCAAGGCCGCGCGCCTGAAGGCCGAAGGCCGCGACATCATCAACTTCTCCATCGGCGTGCCCAATTTCCTGCCGGGGCCGCACGTGTACGCCGCCGCCCACGAGGCCGTGGACGCCGATTCCGGCCAGTACGGCACCAACCGCGGCGCCGATGCGCTGCTGGATGCGTTCCTCGGGCACATGGAGCGGATCGGCCTCACCGGCTACACCCGCGAAAACTGCGCCGCCGGCGTTGGCGCCAAGCAGCTGATCTACAACCTGGCGCAGGCGCTGCTGGACGAGGGTGACGTGATCACCTTCGCCACCCCGTACTGGACCAGCTACCCGGACATCGCCGCCATCGTGGGCGCCCAGGTCCGGCTGCTGCCGTGCCCGCCCGAGCAGGAGTACAAGCTCACGCCTGCGCAGCTGGATGCGGCGCTGGCCGAAAAGCCGAAGGTCTTCCTGTTCAACAACCCGTCCAACCCGACCGGGATGGTGTACACACGCGGGGAAATCGCCGCCCTGGCCGACGTGCTGGCCCGGCATCCTGAGACCTGGATCATCACCGACGACATCTACAACCGGATGGTGTTCGACGGCGTCGGCTACCACAACTTCGTCCAGGCACGTCCCGAGCTGCGCGACCGGCTGGTGTTCATCGACTCGCTCTCCAAGGCCTGGGGCATGCCCGGCTGGCGGGTCGGCCTGATGGCCGGGCCGGAAGTGGTGGCGCAGGCGGTCAGCACCCTCAACTCCAACCACATCACGAGCCTGCCCGAGGTGGCCACCGCCGCCGCGATCGCGGCGCTGTCGGGCCCGCAGGACGTGCCGGAGGAGAAATGCGCCGAGTTCCAGGCCAAGCGCGACCAGGTGCTGGAGGCGCTTGCGGCGATTCCCGGCGTGACCTGCCCACGGCCGCAGGGCGCCTTCTATGTGTTCCCCGATATCAGCGTGGCCTTCGGAAAGTCGTACCAGGGCACGGTGATCAACAACGACGTTGAGCTGTGCACCGCGCTGCTGGAAGCCCAGGGCGTGGCCTGCGTGCCGGGCTCGGCCTTTGGCGAGCCGCGCAGCATGCGCATCAGCTACACCTGCCCGACGCCGCAGCTGGCGCCGGGCCTGGAGCGCATCCGCGCTTTCTTCGCCGGGCTCGCCTGA
- a CDS encoding prolyl oligopeptidase family serine peptidase, translating into MASDACASSVEGAAGTYKQPPEPILGVMRASLNPVPMINSSGTRALLLQRAPNPSISRVAEPHLRLAGVRIIPASHSRHDRSSGYGIRTCVEGFSLLELATGVETPVQLPEGACPGSPDWSPDGQRFVFDNTTAEGVELWIGEAASGQVRRVEGVQLNPILDSTVQWLGGSERLLVKLVPADLGPAPERAQVPPGPQITDATDGGGESSTYEARDTLSSPEDEALFQHYATARLAVVDASSGAVSPVGEAAAIGRVDAAPDGRHVLLQVLKRPYSYVTTWQRFAHDVVVLDLESGDSRVLAELPVADRVPVRGVPTGPRSHGWRANHPATLIWTEALDGGDWNNEVPERDRLMTLAAPFTGEAREIARLPERLAGTLWFADGGRALVYGYDANRNWLTTRLHDLDDPAQPPRVLWDRSVQERYADPGSPRMQRLPNGSYVLHEEDGALFLSGDGATPQGSRPFMDRFELASGQTTRQFRSAPDAYEYFVGFINGDSSRLLTWHQTPVDPPNLFLRELRGAVPAPADGEAVVASEAIQLTRFPDPAPLVRDVAKRLVTYTREDGVELSFTLYTPPGYQEGTRVPAVLYAYPYDYAEAETAGQVSGSEYTFTRLREHQMLLLAGYAIIDEAAFPIVGDPRNAYDTYLEQLVANAEAAVAKAAELGVVDPERIGVTGHSHGALMAANLLAHTDLFRAGVASSGGYNKTLTPFGFQNERRSFWAAPEVYAQASTFFHADKVDEPLLLVHGSDDANPGTEPLQSPRLFQAIRGNGGTTRLVMLPFEPHWYTAQESNEHFVAEMLEWFDRYVRDAGPREAGG; encoded by the coding sequence ATGGCATCGGATGCCTGCGCCAGCAGCGTGGAAGGCGCGGCCGGAACCTACAAACAGCCGCCCGAACCCATCCTGGGCGTGATGCGCGCGTCGCTGAACCCCGTGCCCATGATCAATTCGAGCGGCACACGCGCGCTGCTGCTGCAGCGCGCGCCCAACCCTTCGATCAGCCGCGTGGCCGAACCCCACCTGAGGCTGGCCGGCGTGCGGATCATTCCCGCCAGCCACAGCCGCCACGACCGCAGCAGCGGCTATGGCATCCGCACCTGCGTCGAGGGTTTCAGCCTGCTTGAGCTGGCGACCGGTGTGGAAACGCCGGTGCAGCTGCCCGAGGGCGCCTGCCCCGGTTCCCCGGACTGGTCGCCGGACGGGCAGCGCTTCGTGTTCGACAACACCACCGCCGAGGGCGTGGAACTGTGGATCGGCGAGGCCGCGAGCGGCCAGGTGCGGCGGGTGGAGGGCGTACAGCTCAACCCGATCCTCGACAGCACGGTCCAATGGCTGGGCGGCAGCGAACGGCTGCTGGTGAAACTGGTGCCGGCCGACCTCGGTCCGGCCCCCGAGCGCGCCCAGGTCCCGCCCGGGCCGCAGATCACCGATGCCACCGACGGTGGCGGTGAAAGCAGCACCTATGAAGCCCGCGACACGCTTTCCAGCCCCGAGGATGAAGCGCTGTTCCAGCACTACGCCACCGCCCGGCTTGCGGTGGTCGACGCCTCCAGTGGAGCCGTTTCACCGGTGGGCGAAGCGGCCGCCATCGGACGGGTGGACGCCGCACCGGACGGGCGCCACGTGCTGTTGCAGGTGCTCAAGCGCCCGTATTCGTACGTCACCACCTGGCAGCGTTTCGCGCACGATGTGGTGGTGCTGGATCTGGAATCGGGCGATTCGCGGGTGCTCGCCGAACTGCCCGTCGCCGACCGCGTGCCGGTCCGGGGCGTTCCCACCGGCCCGCGCAGCCACGGGTGGCGGGCCAACCACCCCGCAACGCTCATCTGGACCGAAGCGCTTGATGGCGGCGACTGGAACAACGAGGTCCCCGAGCGCGATCGCCTGATGACCCTGGCGGCTCCGTTCACCGGCGAGGCCCGCGAAATCGCCAGGCTTCCGGAGCGGCTGGCCGGCACGCTCTGGTTTGCCGACGGCGGCCGCGCGCTGGTGTACGGATACGACGCCAACCGCAACTGGCTGACGACGCGGCTGCATGACCTGGATGACCCGGCGCAGCCGCCGCGCGTGCTGTGGGACCGCTCCGTCCAGGAGCGCTACGCCGACCCGGGCAGCCCGCGCATGCAGCGCCTGCCCAATGGCAGCTACGTGCTGCATGAGGAAGACGGCGCGCTGTTCCTCTCCGGCGACGGCGCCACGCCGCAGGGATCGCGTCCGTTCATGGACCGGTTCGAGCTGGCCAGCGGACAGACCACCCGCCAGTTCCGCAGCGCCCCGGATGCGTACGAATACTTCGTCGGCTTCATCAACGGCGATTCCTCGCGGCTGCTGACCTGGCACCAGACGCCGGTGGATCCCCCGAACCTCTTCCTGCGCGAACTGCGCGGCGCCGTGCCGGCGCCGGCGGACGGCGAGGCGGTCGTGGCGTCCGAGGCCATCCAGCTCACGCGCTTCCCCGACCCGGCGCCGCTGGTCCGCGACGTGGCCAAGCGGCTGGTCACCTACACCCGCGAGGACGGGGTGGAGCTTTCCTTCACCCTCTACACGCCACCCGGCTACCAGGAAGGCACCCGCGTGCCGGCGGTGCTGTATGCCTATCCGTACGACTACGCGGAGGCGGAAACTGCCGGCCAGGTCAGCGGCTCGGAGTACACCTTCACCCGCCTGCGCGAACACCAGATGCTGCTGCTGGCCGGCTACGCCATCATCGACGAGGCGGCGTTCCCGATCGTCGGCGACCCGCGCAACGCCTACGACACCTACCTGGAGCAGCTCGTGGCCAACGCGGAGGCGGCCGTGGCCAAGGCGGCGGAGCTGGGGGTGGTGGACCCGGAGCGGATCGGCGTGACCGGCCACAGCCACGGCGCGCTGATGGCGGCCAACCTGCTGGCGCACACCGATCTGTTCCGCGCCGGGGTGGCCTCAAGCGGCGGCTACAACAAGACGCTCACGCCGTTTGGTTTCCAGAACGAGCGGCGTTCGTTCTGGGCTGCGCCCGAGGTCTACGCGCAGGCGTCCACGTTCTTCCATGCGGACAAGGTCGATGAGCCGCTGCTGCTGGTTCACGGCTCCGACGATGCCAACCCGGGCACCGAGCCGCTGCAGTCCCCGCGCCTGTTCCAGGCCATCCGCGGCAACGGTGGCACCACACGCCTGGTGATGCTGCCGTTCGAACCGCACTGGTACACGGCGCAGGAATCCAACGAGCACTTCGTGGCGGAAATGCTGGAGTGGTTCGACCGCTACGTGCGTGACGCGGGGCCGCGCGAGGCCGGCGGCTGA
- the prpE gene encoding propionate--CoA ligase translates to MRYEDVYRRSVEEPEAFWAEQAEAIHWNRAPQQILDYSNPPFRRWFVGGETNLCHNAVDRHLDARGGQLALVGYSTETGSVREVTYRELHREVNTFAAVLVSLGVGKGDRVVIYMPHTVDAVFAMQACARIGAIHSVVFGGFASKNLALRIDDARPRVLVCADAGSRGGKVIPFKPLVDEALARAAHPPEHVLVVSRGLAEVPKQAGRDLDYADLRPAHEGAQVPVQWLESNEPSYILYTSGTTGTPKGVQRDVGGYAVALALSMWAIYDIRPGQVMFSTSDIGWVVGHSYNVYGPLIAGATSIIYEGLPTRPDPGIWWELCERYGVRTMFSAPTALRVLKKSDPSHITGRDLSKLEHLFLAGEPLDEPTARWISDVLGKPVIDNYWQTETGWPVLTLMPGLDMKPVRLGSPGLPSPGYRLRVINEVTGEDAPAGEKGVLVIEPPLPPGCMSTVWRNDERFIASYFSHFNELLYSSLDWAIRDDDGYTYILGRTDDVINVAGHRLGTREIEEAVSSHPAVAEAAVIGVHDEVKGQVPVVFATFRQQGDGHRNAEIAEQMLQAVTQQLGAVARPAQVYVVSALPKTRSGKLLRRSLQALAEDRDPGDLSTLDDPAALEDARRAIAQARPGGGSGPHPE, encoded by the coding sequence ATGCGCTACGAAGACGTTTACCGGCGCTCGGTCGAGGAGCCGGAGGCCTTCTGGGCCGAACAGGCGGAAGCCATCCATTGGAACAGGGCGCCGCAACAGATCCTCGATTACTCCAATCCGCCGTTCCGCAGATGGTTCGTGGGCGGAGAGACCAATCTCTGCCACAACGCGGTCGACCGGCACCTGGACGCGCGGGGCGGGCAGCTGGCGCTGGTGGGCTATTCCACCGAAACCGGCAGCGTCCGGGAAGTCACCTACCGCGAGCTGCATCGCGAGGTGAACACGTTCGCGGCCGTGCTGGTTTCCCTGGGCGTGGGGAAGGGCGACCGGGTGGTGATCTACATGCCGCATACGGTGGATGCGGTCTTCGCGATGCAGGCCTGCGCGCGCATCGGGGCGATCCATTCGGTGGTGTTCGGCGGCTTCGCATCAAAGAACCTCGCGCTGCGCATCGACGATGCCCGGCCCAGGGTGCTGGTGTGCGCGGACGCGGGCAGCCGCGGCGGCAAGGTGATCCCCTTCAAGCCGCTGGTGGACGAAGCGCTGGCGCGTGCCGCGCACCCCCCGGAGCACGTGCTGGTGGTCAGCCGCGGCCTGGCGGAGGTGCCGAAGCAGGCCGGCCGCGACCTGGACTATGCGGACCTGCGACCCGCCCACGAAGGCGCGCAGGTACCCGTGCAGTGGCTGGAATCCAACGAGCCAAGCTACATCCTCTACACCTCCGGAACCACCGGTACCCCCAAGGGCGTGCAGCGCGACGTGGGCGGCTACGCGGTGGCACTGGCGCTGTCGATGTGGGCGATCTATGACATCCGGCCCGGGCAGGTCATGTTTTCCACCTCCGACATCGGCTGGGTGGTGGGGCACTCCTACAACGTCTACGGCCCGCTGATCGCGGGCGCCACGTCGATCATCTACGAGGGCCTGCCGACCCGGCCGGACCCGGGCATCTGGTGGGAGCTGTGCGAGCGCTACGGCGTGCGCACCATGTTTTCCGCCCCCACCGCGCTGCGGGTGCTGAAGAAGTCCGATCCGTCCCACATCACCGGGCGCGACCTGTCGAAGCTGGAGCACCTGTTCCTGGCCGGGGAGCCGCTGGACGAGCCCACCGCGCGCTGGATCTCCGACGTGCTGGGCAAGCCGGTGATCGACAACTACTGGCAGACCGAGACCGGCTGGCCGGTGCTGACGCTGATGCCGGGGCTGGACATGAAGCCGGTCAGGCTCGGCTCGCCGGGGCTGCCCAGCCCGGGTTACAGGCTGCGGGTGATCAACGAGGTCACGGGCGAAGATGCGCCGGCCGGGGAGAAAGGCGTCCTGGTGATCGAGCCGCCGCTGCCGCCGGGCTGCATGAGCACGGTGTGGCGCAACGACGAGCGTTTCATCGCCAGCTATTTCAGCCACTTCAACGAGCTGCTGTACAGCTCGCTGGACTGGGCGATCCGCGACGACGACGGCTACACGTACATCCTCGGGCGCACCGACGACGTCATCAACGTCGCCGGCCACCGGCTGGGGACGCGCGAGATCGAGGAGGCGGTCTCCAGCCATCCGGCCGTGGCCGAAGCCGCAGTGATCGGCGTGCACGACGAGGTCAAGGGACAGGTGCCGGTGGTGTTCGCCACCTTCAGGCAGCAGGGTGATGGCCACCGGAATGCGGAGATCGCCGAGCAGATGCTGCAGGCGGTGACGCAGCAGCTCGGCGCGGTGGCGCGGCCGGCGCAGGTGTACGTGGTCAGCGCGCTGCCCAAGACCCGGTCGGGAAAGCTGCTGCGGCGTTCGCTGCAGGCGCTGGCGGAGGATCGCGATCCAGGTGACCTGTCGACCCTGGATGACCCGGCCGCGCTGGAGGATGCGCGCCGGGCCATTGCCCAGGCGCGGCCTGGCGGGGGGTCCGGGCCGCACCCGGAGTGA
- a CDS encoding citrate synthase family protein, with protein MGTPSGRRRAPADGINLSPIDLLINLDPIDQYVVMDEPFIPAARACELLGISPATLYAYVSRGLVQSRPGPDHRSRVYRRSDIDKLLQRKRAGRGAARGAAQSLDRGLPVMETRISQIRPDGPWYRGQSAVALAREGATLEDTARLLWDCEGDDPFDRPLAGEWPDTVRAVAGDERLPPLERAMAAIPLLALEVRHSFSASASVRRGIAADLLRQNAALVAGVSPGDAPVHLLLARHWKPRDPRFADLVRAALVLCAEHELNVSAFAARVVASTGAHLHATVCTGLAALSGPRHGGATARAHALVAEALAAPSPADHVAARWQRGDDLPGFGHALYPDGDPRAAALLEMLREARGRSPAMRGLEQVIAAAGEASGQRPNIDLLLAALCHVHGLPAAPALVMFAAGRLAGWLAHALEQQASGRLIRPRARYVGGEPAAAGPDPAGPAAVD; from the coding sequence ATGGGAACTCCTTCAGGCAGGCGGCGGGCGCCCGCGGACGGCATCAATCTCTCACCAATCGACCTGTTGATCAATCTTGACCCCATCGATCAATATGTCGTCATGGACGAGCCCTTCATTCCCGCCGCGCGCGCCTGCGAGCTGCTCGGCATCAGCCCGGCCACCCTGTACGCCTACGTGAGCCGCGGGCTGGTGCAGTCGCGCCCTGGCCCGGACCATCGCAGCCGGGTCTACCGCCGCAGCGACATCGACAAGCTGCTGCAGCGGAAGCGCGCGGGCCGGGGCGCGGCCCGGGGCGCGGCGCAAAGCCTCGACCGCGGGCTGCCGGTGATGGAGACCCGTATCTCCCAGATCCGGCCGGACGGCCCTTGGTATCGCGGACAGTCCGCGGTGGCGCTCGCCCGCGAAGGTGCCACGCTGGAGGACACCGCCCGGCTGCTGTGGGACTGCGAAGGCGATGATCCGTTCGACCGCCCGCTGGCCGGCGAGTGGCCGGACACCGTGCGGGCAGTGGCCGGCGACGAGCGGCTGCCGCCGCTGGAACGCGCGATGGCCGCCATCCCGCTGCTGGCGCTGGAGGTCCGGCACTCGTTCAGTGCGTCGGCGAGCGTCAGGCGCGGGATTGCCGCCGACCTGCTGCGCCAGAACGCCGCGCTGGTGGCAGGCGTCTCGCCAGGCGATGCGCCGGTGCACCTGCTGCTCGCGCGGCACTGGAAGCCGCGAGATCCGCGCTTCGCCGACCTGGTGCGCGCGGCCCTAGTGCTGTGCGCCGAACACGAGCTCAACGTGTCGGCCTTCGCCGCACGCGTGGTGGCCTCCACCGGAGCCCATCTGCACGCCACTGTCTGCACCGGCCTGGCGGCGCTCTCCGGGCCGCGCCACGGCGGCGCGACCGCGCGCGCCCATGCGCTGGTGGCCGAGGCGCTCGCCGCGCCCTCGCCCGCCGACCATGTCGCCGCCCGCTGGCAGCGCGGCGACGACCTGCCCGGCTTCGGCCATGCGCTGTATCCCGACGGTGATCCGCGCGCGGCGGCCCTGCTGGAGATGCTCCGGGAAGCGCGCGGCCGGAGCCCCGCCATGCGCGGCCTGGAGCAGGTCATCGCCGCCGCCGGGGAGGCCAGCGGCCAGCGCCCCAACATCGACCTGCTGCTGGCCGCGCTGTGCCACGTGCACGGGCTGCCGGCGGCGCCGGCGCTGGTGATGTTCGCGGCCGGCCGGCTTGCCGGCTGGCTGGCGCACGCGCTGGAGCAGCAGGCGTCGGGCCGGCTGATCCGCCCGCGCGCGCGCTATGTGGGCGGAGAGCCCGCCGCGGCGGGACCGGATCCGGCCGGCCCCGCCGCGGTGGACTGA
- a CDS encoding peptidylprolyl isomerase, which produces MSLHALFDTDRGQIKVELFADKAPLTVANFVNLAKRGFYDGLNFHRVIADFMIQGGCPQGTGTGGPGYRFEDEANNGVKHERGVLSMANAGPNTNGSQFFITHIKTDWLDGKHTVFGKVVDGLEVVDAVKQGDVIKSVKIEGDADAALAARADRVAEWNRILAA; this is translated from the coding sequence ATGTCCCTGCACGCCCTCTTTGACACCGACCGCGGCCAGATCAAGGTCGAGCTGTTCGCCGACAAGGCGCCGCTGACCGTGGCCAATTTCGTCAACCTGGCCAAGCGCGGCTTCTACGACGGCCTCAACTTCCATCGCGTCATCGCCGATTTCATGATCCAGGGCGGCTGCCCGCAGGGCACCGGCACCGGCGGCCCGGGCTACCGGTTCGAGGATGAGGCCAACAACGGCGTCAAGCACGAGCGCGGCGTGCTGTCGATGGCCAATGCCGGGCCCAACACCAACGGCAGCCAGTTCTTCATCACCCACATCAAGACCGACTGGCTGGACGGCAAGCACACCGTGTTCGGCAAGGTGGTCGACGGCCTGGAGGTGGTGGATGCGGTGAAGCAGGGCGACGTGATCAAGTCGGTGAAGATCGAAGGCGACGCCGACGCGGCGCTGGCCGCCAGGGCCGACCGCGTGGCGGAGTGGAACAGGATCCTGGCGGCCTGA